In Formosa haliotis, the sequence GGTTTAATTCAGAGTTTATAGTTTTTAATTGGTTGTAAATAAAAGATACTCTAGCATCATCTGGAGGTAATTCATTTAAAATATTGTCATCAAAAATAAAAATAGGGAGAACTAGGGTGTCACGGTTTAAAGCTTCTAAAAGCCCTGTGTTATCTGTTAATCGTAAATCGCGTCGAAACCAAAATATGGTATATGTCATAAGAAAAATGATCTAAAAAAAGCAAATGAATTGGGTACTTAAATGTAATAGGTCCTGTTCTACAAAACAAGAGATTTGTAACTTAAACCTAAAACAAAACAGACATAAATTTAAAATGTTTAAGAGCTTTTATAGTTAGGCTATTACTGAACATTTTATAATGCCCTAAACCATATACTTAATCCATTTTTTTGTTGACTGAATGTAATGTTCTCCACCGTTTTAAGGGTATACATACCTGAAAAACTATCAATAGTGTGTTGAGGTTTTAATTATTTATATATAAGATGCTGAAATAATTAAAACATTGATTTATAGAATTTAGAGAGTGTTGTCTAGGTTTGAAATTTTGGATTTTAGCTAATTAAAATTACACATGTTGATCTAATAAAATCGGGTTACCATCGGGGTCCATGATAATAATATTTCCAGGACCTTTGGTATTTTCATCAACCTCTGTAGATAAGGTTACACCTTGATCTTTTAATTGTTTTTGAATAGCTCTTATGTCATCAAAATCTTTCAAGGTTTTGGCATCTTGATCCCATCCCGGATTGAATGTGAGGATGTTTTTATCGAACATGCCTTGAAACAGACCAATTAACGTTGGACCATTTTTCATGATGAGGTAATTTTTTTCCAAATCGCCAGCAAAAACCGTAAACCCTAGAGTTTCGTAAAACTGTTTAGAAATGTTTATGTTTTTTACGTTTAAACTAATGGAAAAAGCACCTAATGTCATGTGTATGTAATTATGATTAATATGTGTGATTAAGGAAAAAGTAGGTAGAGCTCTTGCTAAAGATACAGGGAATTTAACAGAATTTAAAGTCTTTACTCTGTTAACTTTACCTCGTTTTCTAGTGCTTCTCCCTTTTCAAAGGCCTCTAAATTGTTTAGCGTAACCAATGCAATTTGGTCTAAAGCTTCGTGGGTTAAAAAACCTTGATGCGATGTAATTAATACATTTGGAAACGAAATTAAGCGAGAAATCACATCGTCCATAATAATGTTTTCTGAAAGATCTTGGAAAAACAATTTTTCTTCTTGCTCGTAAACATCAATACCAAAATACTCAAGGGTTTTATTTTTTAAAGCCTCAATGGCTTCAACCGTATCAATTAGAGCACCTCGGCTGGTGTTAATTAACATGGCGCCTTTTTTCATTTTAGAAAAAGCTGTTTTATCAATAATATGATGGGTGTCTTCTGTTAGTGGACAATGTAAAGAAATAATATCTGATGTTTTTAATAGGTCGTCCATACTCACATAGGTGACTCCTAGAGCCTTTAATTCTTCTGAAGGGTAAAGATCGAATGCAATAACCTTACAACCAAAACCTAGCATGATTTTACTAAAAAACTGACCAATTTTACCTGTTCCTACCACACCTACGGTTTTTCCAAATAAATCGAAACCGGTTAATCGTTCTAACGAAAAATTTCCTTCACGAACGCGGTTATACGCCTTATGTGTTTTTCTGTTCAAAGTTAAAATTAAGGCTGTGGCATGCTCGGCAACCGCCATAGGGGAATACGATGGTACACGAACAATTTTTATGTTTTGAGCTTGAGCCGCCTTTAAATCGACATTGTTAAATCCTGCACAACGCATAGCGACAAGTTTTATGCCGTTTAGTTTGAGTTTCTCTAGAATGTCAGCATCTAAATGATCGTTAACAAACGCGCAAACGGCATCGAAACCTTGGGTTAAATTAACCGTATGTTTGTTTAATGAGGCTTCGTAATAGGTGATGTCTTGGTGATTGGTGTTATGCGCATCAAAACTTTCGCGATCGTAAGATTTTGTGCTGAAGAAGGCTATTTTCATAGGTGAAGCTTTTGGTTTTTATTGAATAATAAGGATTAAATATAAATGAAAATTTCGGACTTTTAATTTGGTGTAGAATTTCTTAGAATAATGTTAACAGTTAGTGGGGACAAATGTGGAAATTAATAGGAACCATTACATTAGATTTTAATCAAAGTATAAAACCAAGATTAATTCATTGCCAATATCTACTTCACTGAATTTGAAAAAGGAAATGTACAAATGAGGTTTAATGTTTTAGGAAAGGCATTTTTACAAACTAAAACATCCTTTTATAAAATCAATATACGTTTGCATCCCTTTGCTTAAAACGCCTCGTGGAATACGTTCGTTAGTGTTGTGAATACGCTCTAAATAGTGTCGGTCTAGTTGTATTGGGGTAAAACAAAAAGAGTTAATGCCTTGGGCTCTAAAATAACTCACATCGTTATAATTAGGTACCGAAGCACTTAAGGTGCTAGATTGTGGGTAGTTCTTTTTAACCGCCTCTTTAATTTTGGCAAAAAAGATAGATTTATCGCTAGACGGAGGGATAATAGGCATTTCTCTTATCACCTTAACCTCTATATTTGTATTGTCTAATTTGTCTTTTAAACCTGCTATAAACTCTTCATTTGTTTTATGCGGAAGTAATCTGCAGTCTAATAATGCCGTAATTTCTTCAGGAATAACATTAACAACATCGTTATGGCTATTCACACTAGTTAGGGTTATTGAATTTGAAAACAATGAAAATAATTCTGGCTTTTTTCTTAATTGAGGCACTATAAAGACTTTAAAAAGTCGAGGGTGCTTTAATGCGAGAGCAGAAATCCCTTTTTCCCATTGGCCTAATTGCTTTAAAATATTAATATTTGTTTCGTTATAGACTACTTTTTGCGGCTCTCCAATAATGTTGTCTAAAGCTTCAATCATGTCTTTATTGGCGTAGTTTAAAGGCGAGATTGAGCCGTGAGCCGATGTTTTAACTTTTAAAGATAACTCTAACCACAATGGCCGTTTATTAGTAATAGAAATACCAAATAAATTTTGCTCTGGATGCGATTTTAAAACATCGTTAAAAGCAGGTGGACCTTCGCCTAAAACTACTGCAGGGTTAAGTGCTTTAAAATAATTTTGCGTAACGTATGTTGCACCGCCTTCGCACTGCGTTTCCTCGCAAGAGACGGCTAAAAAGGTCACATTATAAGGCATGTTTTTATTGCCGTATTCCTGTGCAATTTTAATGGTACTAAATAAATGCATAATGCCATTCCCTTTATTGTCGAAAGCACCTCGTCCCCAAATTTCGGTTTCGGTAATATCTCCAGAAAAGGGTCCGTGCTCCCATTTTGAGACATCTCCAGATGGAATAACATCAATATGATTTAATAAAATAATGTTGGGTAACCCGCTACTTAAAGGGTAAATAGAAGCAGCAAAATTATAATTATTATTGGTATCGCCCATTTGGGTAACATATAGACCATTTTTAAGGCACAAATTTTTTAGCCATTCTCCAGCTTCTTTTTCGTTTCCGCTAATCGATTTAAATTGAAGATATTTACTAAGAGCCTGTTCAATAGTTATATCGCCTTCCTCTGATAGGATGGTGTATTCCGAAACTTTATTTTGACTTTGTATGTGTACAGAAAGAAAAATAAAGAAGAAAAGCAACGTAAAGTTTCGACTCATAATAACATATTTATAATAAAACGGCCGGTTTAAAGGCCTCTTAAAATTAGTGTTTTGCCAATAACTTACAATTAAATTCTATGGTTTTTTTTGAAAATAAGGTCTAACCAATTCGTATTAAGGGCTTACCATTCGTTAATTCTGTTGGAATCTAATTTTATGAAAATGAAAAGTAGGATGGTGAATCCCCAAAGTCCAGACCCTCCGTAGCTAAAGAAAGGCAATGGAATACCAATAGTAGGAATTAGGCCCATAACCATGCCTATATTAATCATAAAGTGCAGAAACATAATAGAGGCTACAGAGTAACCATACACTCTGCTAAATTGAGATTTTTGCAATTCAGCTAAATGAAGAATGCGTAGCATAAGCAACACGAATAAAATAACTACCATGGCGCTACCTACAAAGCCCCATTCTTCTCCAACAGTACTAAAAATATAGTCGGTGTGTTGTTCTGGAACAAATTTTCCAGTAGTTCGTGTGCCTTCTAGAAATCCTCTTCCTCCAATTCCACCAGAGCTAATGGCCTTTTCAGATTCGTATAAATTATAAAGAATGTCTCGGCGCATCTCTGCCAATTTAGCTGGGTCTTTTTCTAGTCGGAGCCATAAGCTTATCCTGTCTTTTTGATGCGGTTGAAGCACCGAATCGTAAAAGAAATGCACCCCAACAGACATCACTACAGCTAACAATGTAATTAGTATGGGTTGTAAAATGACTGGTTTTTTTTTGCTGATAAAATATTGAGTAAATACAACCCCTGCCGCAAGAATAGATGTAATTATTGGGCCAAATTTTAATGAAAAAATAGAAATACAAAGCACACTAACCGCTAAGGTTAAATAAATTTTTGGCAGGCCTTCGCGATATAGTACGAAAAAGAAAGCGCCATAAACAATAGTACTTCCCGCATCGTTTTGCAATAGAATTAAAAATGCAGGAATTAGTATTATAATAAAAGTTTTAATTTGATCTGGGAACCTGCGAATATCGGTTTGTAAATCACTTACGTATTTCGCTACAGCCAAGGCCGTTGCCGCTTTAGCAAATTCACTGGGTTGTAAGGTCATACCTCCAATGCCATACCACGAGGTGGCTCCGTTAACATTTTTACCAAAAATAAATAGCCCGACCAAAGAGAGCATGGATACCACATAAATAACACTAGCAAACCGTTCGTAAAATTTGGCTTCTATGGCTAAAATAATAACGATTAAGCCTAGTGTTAAACCAATAAACATGAGTTGTTTACCGTAGGCTTGAGAAAAATCAAAATAATCTACTGTTTCTCCTATATGAGATGCAGATACGATATTTAGCCAGCCAAACCCTACAAGCATCATGAAAATTATGATGGTTATCCAATCGAAAGAAAAATGTCTGTTAGTTTCTCTAATCATATTAAGGCGTTACGGGTGCTAAATGGTCGTTCTTTATTAGTTTTGGTTCCACAGTTTCTAATGTTGTTCCGCGATTAATTTTAAAAGGTTCTCCAGAATATGGTTTTTCGTATTCATGTTCTAAACTATGAGAAAGGATCCATGTTTCCATATCGGTTCTGGTAATACTGCCACGTAAATATTTTTCGATCATTAAGCTGGCAATTCTACCTGCAAATCGGCTACCCCAATACCCGTTTTCAACAAACACCGCAATGGCAATTTTAGGGTTGTCTTTTGGTGCAAAAGCTACGAAAATAGAATGGTCTGTTAACTGGGTTTTCTTGCCGTCTATTTTTACAAAATTTTCGGCAGTACCCGTTTTTCCACAAATTTCAATGCCTTTAACTTGAAGACTTGCCGCGGTACCTTTATTGTAAACATCGAACATACCTTGAATTACAGGTTCAAAATTTTCCTTATCGATAGTGGTATGCCTAGGCGTTGTAAAATGAGCATCTATTTCTTGACCTTCTATAGACTTTATAATGTGAGGGGTATAAAAATAACCGCGATTGGCAATGGCAGCAACCATATTTGCCAACTGAATAGGTGTTGCCTCTATTTCTCCCTGACCAATGGCATTCGATAGGGTAAAGGTAGTTCGCCATCGGTTTTTACCGTACCATTTATCGTAAAAGTCACCACTCGGAATTCGTCCCGGACTTCCAATTTTTAGGTCATATCCTAAATAATCTCCAAGACCAAAACTTGTTACATGCTTGTTCCATACATTCATCCCTTCATAAGGCGTGTCGTATTTTTCAATGATTCGTCTATATACATTTGCAAAATAAGCATTGCAAGATTCGTAAATTCCAACATTCATGGCTAACGGACTAGCGTGCGAGTGACACCCCATTTTTCGGTTTCCGTAACTATACCCATGGTGGCAAGTAAATTGATCTTTGGTGGTAACCACACCTTCTTGTAAACCTATAAGCGCGTTTAATACTTTAAAAGGTGACCCTGGAGGATATTGCGCTAATAAGCCGCGATCGTATAGCGGTTTGGCTATAGAATCGTTGTATAATTTTGTGAAATTTCTAGATCGTTTTCTCCCTACTAAAGAATTAGGATCGTAGGTAGGCGCAGAAATCATAGTTAAAATTTCGCCGGTACTAGGTTCTATGGCTATAATTCCGCCGTGTTTATGTTGCATTAATTGTTCGCCATAGGCTTGTAAGGTGGCATCAATTGTAATCTTTACATCTTTTCCAGGTTCGGGAAGCGTGTCAAATTTCCCTTCTTTATAGGGGCCTATGTTTTTGTTGAATCGGTTTTTCTGAATAAACTTAATTCCTTTTTTTCCGCGTAATTCTTCTTCATAAGACAATTCAATGCCTTGCTTGCCTATTAAATCTCCCATTTTGTAATAGGGCTGTTTTTTAATGATGGCATTGTTAACTTCACCAATATCGCCTAAAACATTAGCTCCAATAGAAGCTTCATAATGGCGAAGCGAGCGTTTTTGAATATAAAATCCTTCAAATTTTCGCATTTTTTCTTGAAGTACAGCATAGTCTTCTTTAGACAGATGAGACACAAAAACCGAAGGTAGTCGTGGTGAATAGTGGTAAGCTTTATTATAGGTTTTTATAAATTGTGCTTTGTCTATTTTTAAAAGATTGCAAAACTCTACCGTGTCTAAGGGTTTAACTTCGCGAGGAATAACCATAACATCGTAAGACGATTGGTTAGAAACTAAAAGCGTTCCGTTTCTGTCGTAAACAAAGCCTCGTTTTGGGTAATCGTAAACTTTTCTGATGGCATTATCGGCATATAAATCGTTCGCAGACGAATTGTAAACCTGAAGGTAAAACAGTCTCGAAATAAAGATAATTCCAACAAAAATAATGGTGAAAAATAATAAAAATTGCCTCATTTAGTGCGCTTGCTAAAAATAATAGTAACTATAATACACAGAAGAATGGTAAAGATACTAGAAAATAACGTTTTTTGAAGCGTTAAAAGTATTTCGGAAAAGTTAAATACTTCTAAAAGAAATAGGATGAGGTGATGTACCACGGTTAGTATACTTATATACATAAGTTTAGAGCCAAAATCGACATTGTTAAATTTAATGGTTTGGTGTTCGTAAACAGTACCAAATGACCATTTTAAAACTAAAGGACGAATATAAGCGATGGTTACACAAGCTGCAGCATGAATTCCGCCAGAGTCAGAAAAAATATCGACCAATATTCCTAACAAGAAACTTAACAGCAAAAATACAATACGGTCGTTTTTAATAGGATACAATACAATAAATAAGATGTATAAATACGGATTTATATATCCCAAAAAATTAATATGATTTAGAATTACAACCTGTACTAGTACCAGTAAAAGGAACTTGAATATTTGAGATATAACGCTACTGTTCATTCGATAAATTTAGTAAGTTATTAATCTCGGGAGCATCTAAATGTTCTATAATATAGGCGTGTTCAATGTTTGTCATGTCGTTAAACAGCGTCACATTAATTTCGAAATTATTCTCGGCATCATCCAATTCAAAACTTTCAATAGTTCCTATTT encodes:
- a CDS encoding 2-hydroxyacid dehydrogenase, with protein sequence MKIAFFSTKSYDRESFDAHNTNHQDITYYEASLNKHTVNLTQGFDAVCAFVNDHLDADILEKLKLNGIKLVAMRCAGFNNVDLKAAQAQNIKIVRVPSYSPMAVAEHATALILTLNRKTHKAYNRVREGNFSLERLTGFDLFGKTVGVVGTGKIGQFFSKIMLGFGCKVIAFDLYPSEELKALGVTYVSMDDLLKTSDIISLHCPLTEDTHHIIDKTAFSKMKKGAMLINTSRGALIDTVEAIEALKNKTLEYFGIDVYEQEEKLFFQDLSENIIMDDVISRLISFPNVLITSHQGFLTHEALDQIALVTLNNLEAFEKGEALENEVKLTE
- a CDS encoding M20/M25/M40 family metallo-hydrolase; translated protein: MSRNFTLLFFFIFLSVHIQSQNKVSEYTILSEEGDITIEQALSKYLQFKSISGNEKEAGEWLKNLCLKNGLYVTQMGDTNNNYNFAASIYPLSSGLPNIILLNHIDVIPSGDVSKWEHGPFSGDITETEIWGRGAFDNKGNGIMHLFSTIKIAQEYGNKNMPYNVTFLAVSCEETQCEGGATYVTQNYFKALNPAVVLGEGPPAFNDVLKSHPEQNLFGISITNKRPLWLELSLKVKTSAHGSISPLNYANKDMIEALDNIIGEPQKVVYNETNINILKQLGQWEKGISALALKHPRLFKVFIVPQLRKKPELFSLFSNSITLTSVNSHNDVVNVIPEEITALLDCRLLPHKTNEEFIAGLKDKLDNTNIEVKVIREMPIIPPSSDKSIFFAKIKEAVKKNYPQSSTLSASVPNYNDVSYFRAQGINSFCFTPIQLDRHYLERIHNTNERIPRGVLSKGMQTYIDFIKGCFSL
- a CDS encoding rod shape-determining protein MreD, with translation MNSSVISQIFKFLLLVLVQVVILNHINFLGYINPYLYILFIVLYPIKNDRIVFLLLSFLLGILVDIFSDSGGIHAAACVTIAYIRPLVLKWSFGTVYEHQTIKFNNVDFGSKLMYISILTVVHHLILFLLEVFNFSEILLTLQKTLFSSIFTILLCIIVTIIFSKRTK
- the rodA gene encoding rod shape-determining protein RodA translates to MIRETNRHFSFDWITIIIFMMLVGFGWLNIVSASHIGETVDYFDFSQAYGKQLMFIGLTLGLIVIILAIEAKFYERFASVIYVVSMLSLVGLFIFGKNVNGATSWYGIGGMTLQPSEFAKAATALAVAKYVSDLQTDIRRFPDQIKTFIIILIPAFLILLQNDAGSTIVYGAFFFVLYREGLPKIYLTLAVSVLCISIFSLKFGPIITSILAAGVVFTQYFISKKKPVILQPILITLLAVVMSVGVHFFYDSVLQPHQKDRISLWLRLEKDPAKLAEMRRDILYNLYESEKAISSGGIGGRGFLEGTRTTGKFVPEQHTDYIFSTVGEEWGFVGSAMVVILFVLLMLRILHLAELQKSQFSRVYGYSVASIMFLHFMINIGMVMGLIPTIGIPLPFFSYGGSGLWGFTILLFIFIKLDSNRINEW
- the mrdA gene encoding penicillin-binding protein 2, with amino-acid sequence MRQFLLFFTIIFVGIIFISRLFYLQVYNSSANDLYADNAIRKVYDYPKRGFVYDRNGTLLVSNQSSYDVMVIPREVKPLDTVEFCNLLKIDKAQFIKTYNKAYHYSPRLPSVFVSHLSKEDYAVLQEKMRKFEGFYIQKRSLRHYEASIGANVLGDIGEVNNAIIKKQPYYKMGDLIGKQGIELSYEEELRGKKGIKFIQKNRFNKNIGPYKEGKFDTLPEPGKDVKITIDATLQAYGEQLMQHKHGGIIAIEPSTGEILTMISAPTYDPNSLVGRKRSRNFTKLYNDSIAKPLYDRGLLAQYPPGSPFKVLNALIGLQEGVVTTKDQFTCHHGYSYGNRKMGCHSHASPLAMNVGIYESCNAYFANVYRRIIEKYDTPYEGMNVWNKHVTSFGLGDYLGYDLKIGSPGRIPSGDFYDKWYGKNRWRTTFTLSNAIGQGEIEATPIQLANMVAAIANRGYFYTPHIIKSIEGQEIDAHFTTPRHTTIDKENFEPVIQGMFDVYNKGTAASLQVKGIEICGKTGTAENFVKIDGKKTQLTDHSIFVAFAPKDNPKIAIAVFVENGYWGSRFAGRIASLMIEKYLRGSITRTDMETWILSHSLEHEYEKPYSGEPFKINRGTTLETVEPKLIKNDHLAPVTP
- a CDS encoding VOC family protein, whose amino-acid sequence is MTLGAFSISLNVKNINISKQFYETLGFTVFAGDLEKNYLIMKNGPTLIGLFQGMFDKNILTFNPGWDQDAKTLKDFDDIRAIQKQLKDQGVTLSTEVDENTKGPGNIIIMDPDGNPILLDQHV